Proteins encoded in a region of the Mercenaria mercenaria strain notata chromosome 1, MADL_Memer_1, whole genome shotgun sequence genome:
- the LOC128555836 gene encoding uncharacterized protein LOC128555836, whose protein sequence is MINKGYAERVPDSCIEPIGSRVWYIPHHGVFHPEKPEKIRVVYDCSAEYMGESLNKNLLQGPDLTNALVGVLCRFRKDYIPVMCDIEKMFFKRVLGVQWSVESDSFQFRTTLSDQPFTRRGVLSTVNSIYDPLGFISPVVLVGKQILQHLCADRTYWDEPIPEHLSSKWEKRRRTDIFHLKELNIRRCFKPSGFGNVVSTELHHFSYASQSGYGQCSYLKLVDDKQQVHCTLVMSKSRVAPLKTITIPRLELTAAVVSVKISDLIQRELDFRDVVSYYWTDSKVVLGYIANDSRRFQVFVANRVQMIHDHTELCQWRYVDTKANPADSASRGASVDQLLNQSEWFSDPHFLWQLELPTFSSGEISLQTDDKELRKVQSFSIQTSMGFSDHKVSEHFGYFSSWNRLKRAVAFCFLYVSKLRKSLNVFSSSQNNKSDVCQMDSMSLSVSQLEKAEHAVIKVVQSKHFSKEIQLLKGIHRESASDLSNRQAVHECKTVLRSKSTLYRLDPFLGQNGILGVGGRLQHSKMPFCLRNPVILPKESHVTNLLVRHFHNRVNHQGRGMTSNEIKANGYWIVSICSAAYRLIDRCVTCRKLRGYSQVQKMADLSKDRLDSVPPFTYCGVDYFGPWYIREGRKDLKRYGVIFTCLCCRAVHLEVANSVTTDSFINALRRFIAIRGPIRELRSDRGSNFVGAERVLKESLAEMDVSKVERFLLSEGCDYIEFKMNVPHASHMGGVWERQIRSVRNVLAFLLYQHGQQLDDESLRTFMCEVSSIINSRPLSAQNLNDAKSVEPLTPNHLLMMKSKLVLPPPGYFQKGDLYCRRRWGRIQYLANEFWSRWRKEYVQNLQVRQKWIRPVSNCCIGDIVLIVDECLPRNQWRMGRITEVTICTDDDGLVRKVKLLIGTKVLDSKGCRKESVTYLERSIHKLVLLYNPE, encoded by the exons ATGATCAACAAGGGTTATGCTGAAAGGGTGCCAGATTCTTGTATTGAGCCCATTGGAAGTAGGGTATGGTACATACCACACCACGGTGTCTTTCACCCGGAAAAGCCGGAAAAAATAAGAGTAGTTTACGATTGCAGCGCCGAGTACATGGGCGAGTCCTTGAATAAGAATCTATTGCAGGGTCCAGATCTTACTAATGCACTGGTCGGTGTTCTTTGTCGATTCCGAAAGGATTACATTCCAGTCATGTGTGACattgagaaaatgtttttca AAAGAGTATTAGGTGTTCAGTGGAGTGTAGAGTCAGATAGTTTCCAGTTTAGAACTACTCTTTCTGATCAGCCATTTACTAGAAGAGGTGTGCTTTCTACGGTTAATTCTATATATGATCCCCTTGGATTCATTTCTCCAGTTGTTTTAGTGGGGAAGCAAATACTGCAACACCTCTGTGCAGATCGTACCTATTGGGATGAGCCTATACCAGAACATTTAAGTTCAAAATGGGAAAAACGACGGAGGACTGATATCTTCCATTTAAAGGAACTGAATATTAGAAGGTGTTTTAAACCTTCCGGTTTTGGCAACGTTGTCTCAACCGAGCTGCATCATTTTTCATATGCTAGTCAGTCTGGCTATGGTCAGTGCTCATATCTGAAGCTTGTAGACGACAAACAGCAGGTTCACTGCACCTTGGTTATGAGTAAATCCAGAGTTGCCCCTCTTAAGACCATAACCATTCCCCGCTTAGAATTGACAGCTGCTGTTGTTTCTGTCAAAATCAGTGACCTGATTCAAAGGGAGTTAGATTTCCGAGATGTTGTTAGTTATTACTGGACAGATAGCAAAGTAGTTTTAGGTTATATAGCCAATGATTCTCGCCGCTTTCAAGTCTTTGTAGCGAATAGGGTACAAATGATCCACGACCATACAGAACTTTGTCAGTGGAGATATGTTGATACAAAGGCAAACCCAGCTGACAGTGCATCGCGTGGCGCTTCTGTTGATCAGTTGTTGAATCAGTCTGAATGGTTTTCTGATCCACACTTTCTGTGGCAATTGGAGTTACCTACCTTTTCCAGCGGTGAAATTTCGTTACAAACTGATGACAAGGAGTTGAGAAAGGTTCAGAGTTTTAGCATTCAAACTAGTATGGGGTTTTCAGATCacaaggtttccgaacattttgGTTATTTTTCTAGTTGGAATCGTTTGAAAAGAGCTGTCGCTTTCTGTTTTTTGTATGTTAGTAAGTTAAGGAAATCTTTAAATGTATTCTCATCAAGTCAAAACAATAAGAGTGATGTGTGTCAAATGGACAGTATGTCATTATCTGTTAGTCAGTTAGAGAAGGCAGAACATGCAGTTATAAAGGTAGTGCAGTCTAAACATTTCAGTAAAGAAATTCAATTATTGAAGGGTATTCACCGTGAATCTGCATCAGATTTATCAAACAGACAAGCagtacatgaatgtaaaacaGTTCTCAGAAGCAAGTCGACTCTTTACCGTCTTGACCCATTTTTGGGTCAGAATGGTATCCTTGGGGTAGGTGGTCGGTTACAACATTCTAAGATGCCTTTCTGTCTAAGAAATCCGGTTATTCTACCAAAGGAAAGTCACGTGACTAATCTTTTAGTTAGACACTTCCATAATCGAGTAAACCATCAAGGTCGCGGAATGACCAGTAATGAGATTAAAGCAAATGGGTATTGGATTGTGAGTATTTGTTCAGCAGCTTACCGTTTGATAGACCGTTGTGTTACATGTCGTAAGTTACGTGGATACTCACAAGTACAGAAAATGGCAGATTTATCAAAGGATAGACTAGATTCAGTACCACCTTTCACATATTGCGGTGTGGACTACTTTGGACCATGGTACATTCGTGAAGGTCGTAAAGATCTAAAACGTTATGGAGTGATTTTCACATGTTTGTGTTGCAGAGCTGTTCACTTAGAAGTTGCTAATTCTGTTACCACCGATTCATTCATTAATGCTTTGCGTAGGTTTATTGCGATAAGAGGTCCTATTAGAGAACTTAGGTCAGATCGTGGTTCTAACTTTGTTGGAGCAGAACGTGTGTTAAAGGAGTCATTAGCAGAAATGGACGTCAGTAAGGTTGAAAGATTTCTCCTGTCTGAAGGTTGTGATTACATTGAGTTCAAAATGAATGTCCCCCATGCAAGTCACATGGGTGGTGTGTGGGAGAGGCAGATTCGTTCTGTCCGAAATGTTCTTGCATTTTTGCTGTATCAACATGGTCAACAGCTTGATGACGAAAGTCTTCGTACCTTCATGTGTGAAGTGAGTTCTATCATTAATAGTCGTCCTCTGTCAGCTCAAAATTTAAATGATGCCAAATCTGTTGAACCCTTAACGCCAAACCACTTACTTATGATGAAATCTAAACTTGTCTTACCTCCACCTGGTTATTTTCAAAAAGGCGATCTGTATTGTAGAAGACGTTGGGGACGTATTCAATACTTAGCGAATGAGTTTTGGTCTCGGTGGCGAAAAGAATATGTTCAAAATTTGCAAGTAAGGCAAAAGTGGATTCGTCCAGTTTCTAACTGCTGTATTGGAGATATTGTACTGATTGTTGATGAATGTTTGCCAAGAAATCAGTGGCGAATGGGTAGGATAACTGAGGTTACTATATGTACTGATGATGACGGACTTGTAAGGAAGGTTAAATTACTGATTGGTACTAAAGTTTTAGACAGTAAGGGTTGCAGAAAGGAATCAGTTACCTATCTTGAAAGGTCAATTCACAAACTTGTATTGCTGTATAATCCGGAGTAA